The proteins below come from a single Stigmatopora argus isolate UIUO_Sarg chromosome 11, RoL_Sarg_1.0, whole genome shotgun sequence genomic window:
- the kif20ba gene encoding uncharacterized protein kif20ba isoform X1 produces MTESCQLETDVMDDVTGLSTEDSMGESQNFLAQTGEEHVKVYLRIRPATASESQLRAGCSPSRDRLSVEPPDTVAIRSAWANPGSEKGLAHAVRRFQFSRVYGPDTGQKELFRGTVKELVGHVLRGGNSLVFTYGVTNAGKTFTFFGTADDAGVLPRSLDLIFSSLGDKVSERPPFAPHRCRELVGLSEERRARDAAFKENLLRQLKDGNHGDGTPRPGKFLSHNMEAQVSGRGEHVRLLGSDPGWLRETAEEPLSLGVEARGQSVSVWVSFCEIYNESIHDLLEAAPGGAGRRTALRLSQDARGDAFVKDLRWVQVDDVDEAYAVVKLGKRNQSFSSTGVNQLSSRSHSIFSIRIVRTEDGRDGREAAVSELRLCDLAGSERCAKTGNGGQRLKEAGNINASLLILGKCIGALRHNRHAKVPQKHVPFRESKLTRYLQSFLSGGGGGGGGHQVRMLVNVSRCASAIDETLRVLKFAALAQKVVLVPGGGDKEARKTPAHWESEPEDQEEENASTEEDVSQSEDDFEDQFHPAVFGGMTRQQAALVRRLRLELQKERADKASAEARVREDLGAEMGALVAKMQDDFTERLARERELLEERAEQRLEIFKMMTGKMAACAEDHRPEASRDSGRERQEAGRRELTAAAHRAVQRKDAELEERALRIARLEELRKEDQDKVQSLTLDLDRKEELCGELREKMADYKKQMQRVHAEISATREEGEILRRKMADAEKLKTKLRAELAGKERTIRQLGTDQAAAAESRRELEAQRRLADDMRATLLEQEETQEQMESALEEKLRLIEELRCELEQAKETPTRPHGGDHVTPTPPDHAPLAPDSLKLSEEKHQAERLKWREEKMSLFGQLKEAEQRRNQEVKRFAEDREGYLARQARLEAELLDKEQKMESWRKERDRLVANLEVQMKKLLASLAQKEQLIRQLGSERASSPPEGSSGGPSLLESSQISTENGRASRFPQPELEISFSPLRPDRLALRRQGDADAVTVKIAPSGRKRKSADKRPIFPRCKRPTRPRQDEVEKENERNRQAAPTPTRRQEREPRRTAATATARSPGKGGTLRKIGDFLQSSPTLLGSKAKKMMSLVSGVDVSASSPPPPPPSESKRKRKLAPADISSPMDVPPHPMLENAGRDHLSLKRRLRSRVGK; encoded by the exons ATGACAGAATCTTGTCAGCTGGAAACGGACGTGATGGATGACGTCACCGGCTTGTCCACTGAGGACAGCATGGGCGAATCTCAAAACTTTCTG gcgCAGACCGGTGAAGAACACGTGAAAGTCTACCTCCGCATCCGACCCGCGACGGCGAGCGAGTCGCAGCTACGTGCCGGGTGTTCTCCTTCGCGGGACCGCTTGTCGGTGGAGCCTCCCGACACCGTCGCGATCCGATCGGCGTGGGCCAACCCGGGTTCCGAGAAAGGCCTGGCGCACGCCGTTCGGCGCTTCCAGTTCTCGCGG GTCTACGGTCCGGACACCGGCCAGAAGGAGTTGTTCCGAGGAACGGTCAAGGAACTGGTGGGACACGTTCTCCGCGGAGGGAATTCCCTGGTCTTCACGTACGGCGTGACCAACGCGGGCAAAACCTTCACGTTTTTCG GGACGGCCGACGACGCCGGCGTCCTGCCCAGGTCGCTGGACCTCATCTTCTCCAGCCTGGGGGACAAGGTCTCGGAGCGCCCGCCCTTCGCGCCCCACCGCTGCCGAGAGTTGGTCGGGCTGAGCGAGGAGCGGCGAGCCCGGGACGCCGCCTTCAAGGAAAACCTGCTGAGACAACTGAAAGACGGAAACCACGGAGACGGGACGCCCCGTCCGGGTAAGTTTCTTTCTCACAACATGGAGGCCCAAGTTTCGGGGCGGGGCGAGCATGTACGTCTCCTTGGTTCAGACCCGGGGTGGCTCCGGGAGACGGCGGAGGAGCCGCTGAGCCTGGGAGTGGAAGCCCGCGGCCAGTCCGTCTCCGTCTGGGTCTCCTTCTGCGAGATCTACAACGAGAGCATCCACGACCTCCTGGAGGCGGCGCCCGGCGGCGCGGGCCGGAGGACGGCCCTGCGTTTGTCTCAGGACGCCCGGGGCGACGCCTTTGTTAAAG ACCTCCGCTGGGTGCAGGTGGACGACGTCGACGAGGCCTACGCCGTGGTCAAGCTCGGCAAGAGGAACCAAAGTTTCTCCTCTACGGGGGTCAACCAGCTCTCCAGCAGAAG TCACAGCATCTTCTCCATTCGCATCGTGAGGACGGAGGACGGGCGGGACGGACGAGAGGCCGCCGTCAGCGA GTTGCGCCTGTGCGACCTGGCCGGCTCGGAACGCTGCGCCAAGACGGGGAACGGAGGCCAACGTCTGAAAGAGGCGGGAAACATCAACGCCTCGCTGCTCATCCTGGGAAAGTGCATCGGCGCGCTTCGCCACAACCGCCACGCCAA GGTGCCGCAGAAGCACGTGCCTTTCCGCGAGAGCAAGCTGACTCGTTACCTGCAAAGCTTCTtgagtggcggcggcggcggcggcggcggccaccaAGTCCGCATGCTGGTCAACGTCAGCCGGTGCGCGTCCGCCATAGACGAGACGCTCCGCGTGCTCAAGTTTGCCGCCTTGGCGCAGAAG GTGGTGCTGGTGCCCGGCGGGGGCGACAAGGAAGCGAGGAAGACTCCAGCCCACTGGGAGAGCGAACCCGAG GACCAAGAGGAAGAAAATGCGTCGACGGAGGAGGACGTGTCCCAAAGTGAAGACGACTTTGAGGACCAATTTCACCCTGCGGTCTTTGGTGGAATGACACGGCAG CAGGCGGCGCTGGTGAGACGCCTGCGCCTGGAGCTGCAGAAGGAGCGTGCGGACAAGGCCTCGGCGGAAGCTCGCGTCCGAGAGGACCTCGGCGCCGAGATGGGCGCGTTGGTGGCCAAGATGCAGGACGACTTCAC CGAGCGGCTGGCCAGAGAGAGGGAGCTCTTGGAGGAGCGAGCCGAGCAACGTCTGGAGATCTTCAAGATGATGACCGGCAAGATGGCCGCCTGCGCCGAAGACCACCGA CCGGAGGCCAGCCGGGACTCCGGCCGGGAGCGCCAAGAGGCGGGGCGGCGGGAGCTGACGGCCGCCGCGCACCGAGCCGTCCAGCGGAAGGACGCCGAGCTGGAGGAGAGAGCCCTCCGAATCGCCCG ACTGGAGGAGCTTCGCAAAGAGGACCAGGACAAAGTCCAGAGTCTGACTCTGGACTTGGACAGGAAGGAGGAGCTCTGCGGCGAGCTCCGAGAGAAGATGGCCGATTACAAGAAGCAGATGCAGCGGGTCCACGCGGAG ATCTCCGCCACCCGAGAAGAAGGCGAGATCCTGagacgcaaaatggccgacgccGAGAAGCTGAAGACGAAGCTTCGGGCCGAGCTGGCCGGCAAAGAGCGGACCATCCGACAACTGGGGACG GAtcaggcggcggcggcggagagcCGTCGAG AATTGGAGGCTCAACGGCGCCTGGCGGACGACATGCGCGCCACGCTCCTGGAGCAGGAGGAGACGCAGGAGCAGATGGAGAGCGCGTTGGAGGAGAAGCTCCGCCTCATCGAGGAACTCCGCTGCG AGTTGGAGCAAGCCAAGGAGACTCCCACGCGTCCACACGGCGGAGACCACGTGACGCCGACCCCGCCGGACCACGCCCCTCTCGCTCCGGACAGTCTAAAG CTGTCGGAGGAAAAACACCAGGCGGAGCGGCTCAAGTGGCGGGAAGAGAAGATGTCTTTGTTCGGTCAGCTCAAAGAGGCGGAGCAACGGCGCAACCAGGAAGTCAAAAGGTTCGCCGAGGACCGGGAGGGCTACCTGGCCCGCCAAGCTCGGCTG GAGGCGGAGCTCTTGGACAAGGAGCAGAAGATGGAGAGCTGGAGGAAGGAGAGAGACAGGCTGGTGGCCAACCTGGAAGTGCAGATGAAGAAGCTCCTGGCGAGCCTCGCCCAAAAGGAGCAGCTGATCCGCCAGCTGGGCAGCGAGCGCGCCTCGTCGCCACCGGAG GGTTCTTCGGGCGGACCGTCGCTGCTGGAGTCGTCGCAGATCTCCACGGAGAACGGGCGCGCCAGCCGCTTTCCCCAGCCCGAGTTGGAGATCTCCTTCAGCCCGCTTCGGCCCGACCGGCTGGCGCTGCGACGGCAGGGCGACGCCGACGCCGTCACCGTCAAGATCGCGCCCTCCGGCCGCAAGAGGAAAAGTGCCGACAAG CGTCCCATTTTTCCACGCTGCAAACGTCCCACCCGTCCACGCCAG GATGAAGTGGAGAAGGAGAACGAAAGAAACCGCCAAGCCGCGCCGACGCCCACCCGGCGCCAAGAACGGGAG CCGCGCCGAACCGCGGCCACGGCCACGGCGCGCTCTCCGGGCAAAGGAGGGACGTTGCGCAAGATCGGAGACTTCCTCCAGAGTTCTCCCACGCTACTCGGCTCCAAAG CCAAGAAGATGATGAGCCTGGTGAGCGGCGTGGACGTGAGCgcctcctctcctcctcctcctcctccctcggAGAGCAAGCGCAAGCGCAAGTTGGCGCCCGCCGACATCTCCTCTCCCATGGATGTGCCCCCCCACCCG ATGCTGGAGAACGCCGGGCGAGATCACCTGAGCCTCAAAAGACGACTTCGCTCCAGAGTGGGCAAATGA
- the kif20ba gene encoding uncharacterized protein kif20ba isoform X2, with the protein MTESCQLETDVMDDVTGLSTEDSMGESQNFLAQTGEEHVKVYLRIRPATASESQLRAGCSPSRDRLSVEPPDTVAIRSAWANPGSEKGLAHAVRRFQFSRVYGPDTGQKELFRGTVKELVGHVLRGGNSLVFTYGVTNAGKTFTFFGTADDAGVLPRSLDLIFSSLGDKVSERPPFAPHRCRELVGLSEERRARDAAFKENLLRQLKDGNHGDGTPRPGKFLSHNMEAQVSGRGEHVRLLGSDPGWLRETAEEPLSLGVEARGQSVSVWVSFCEIYNESIHDLLEAAPGGAGRRTALRLSQDARGDAFVKDLRWVQVDDVDEAYAVVKLGKRNQSFSSTGVNQLSSRSHSIFSIRIVRTEDGRDGREAAVSELRLCDLAGSERCAKTGNGGQRLKEAGNINASLLILGKCIGALRHNRHAKVPQKHVPFRESKLTRYLQSFLSGGGGGGGGHQVRMLVNVSRCASAIDETLRVLKFAALAQKVVLVPGGGDKEARKTPAHWESEPEDQEEENASTEEDVSQSEDDFEDQFHPAVFGGMTRQQAALVRRLRLELQKERADKASAEARVREDLGAEMGALVAKMQDDFTERLARERELLEERAEQRLEIFKMMTGKMAACAEDHRPEASRDSGRERQEAGRRELTAAAHRAVQRKDAELEERALRIARLEELRKEDQDKVQSLTLDLDRKEELCGELREKMADYKKQMQRVHAEISATREEGEILRRKMADAEKLKTKLRAELAGKERTIRQLGTDQAAAAESRRELEAQRRLADDMRATLLEQEETQEQMESALEEKLRLIEELRCELEQAKETPTRPHGGDHVTPTPPDHAPLAPDSLKLSEEKHQAERLKWREEKMSLFGQLKEAEQRRNQEVKRFAEDREGYLARQARLEAELLDKEQKMESWRKERDRLVANLEVQMKKLLASLAQKEQLIRQLGSERASSPPEGSSGGPSLLESSQISTENGRASRFPQPELEISFSPLRPDRLALRRQGDADAVTVKIAPSGRKRKSADKDEVEKENERNRQAAPTPTRRQEREPRRTAATATARSPGKGGTLRKIGDFLQSSPTLLGSKAKKMMSLVSGVDVSASSPPPPPPSESKRKRKLAPADISSPMDVPPHPMLENAGRDHLSLKRRLRSRVGK; encoded by the exons ATGACAGAATCTTGTCAGCTGGAAACGGACGTGATGGATGACGTCACCGGCTTGTCCACTGAGGACAGCATGGGCGAATCTCAAAACTTTCTG gcgCAGACCGGTGAAGAACACGTGAAAGTCTACCTCCGCATCCGACCCGCGACGGCGAGCGAGTCGCAGCTACGTGCCGGGTGTTCTCCTTCGCGGGACCGCTTGTCGGTGGAGCCTCCCGACACCGTCGCGATCCGATCGGCGTGGGCCAACCCGGGTTCCGAGAAAGGCCTGGCGCACGCCGTTCGGCGCTTCCAGTTCTCGCGG GTCTACGGTCCGGACACCGGCCAGAAGGAGTTGTTCCGAGGAACGGTCAAGGAACTGGTGGGACACGTTCTCCGCGGAGGGAATTCCCTGGTCTTCACGTACGGCGTGACCAACGCGGGCAAAACCTTCACGTTTTTCG GGACGGCCGACGACGCCGGCGTCCTGCCCAGGTCGCTGGACCTCATCTTCTCCAGCCTGGGGGACAAGGTCTCGGAGCGCCCGCCCTTCGCGCCCCACCGCTGCCGAGAGTTGGTCGGGCTGAGCGAGGAGCGGCGAGCCCGGGACGCCGCCTTCAAGGAAAACCTGCTGAGACAACTGAAAGACGGAAACCACGGAGACGGGACGCCCCGTCCGGGTAAGTTTCTTTCTCACAACATGGAGGCCCAAGTTTCGGGGCGGGGCGAGCATGTACGTCTCCTTGGTTCAGACCCGGGGTGGCTCCGGGAGACGGCGGAGGAGCCGCTGAGCCTGGGAGTGGAAGCCCGCGGCCAGTCCGTCTCCGTCTGGGTCTCCTTCTGCGAGATCTACAACGAGAGCATCCACGACCTCCTGGAGGCGGCGCCCGGCGGCGCGGGCCGGAGGACGGCCCTGCGTTTGTCTCAGGACGCCCGGGGCGACGCCTTTGTTAAAG ACCTCCGCTGGGTGCAGGTGGACGACGTCGACGAGGCCTACGCCGTGGTCAAGCTCGGCAAGAGGAACCAAAGTTTCTCCTCTACGGGGGTCAACCAGCTCTCCAGCAGAAG TCACAGCATCTTCTCCATTCGCATCGTGAGGACGGAGGACGGGCGGGACGGACGAGAGGCCGCCGTCAGCGA GTTGCGCCTGTGCGACCTGGCCGGCTCGGAACGCTGCGCCAAGACGGGGAACGGAGGCCAACGTCTGAAAGAGGCGGGAAACATCAACGCCTCGCTGCTCATCCTGGGAAAGTGCATCGGCGCGCTTCGCCACAACCGCCACGCCAA GGTGCCGCAGAAGCACGTGCCTTTCCGCGAGAGCAAGCTGACTCGTTACCTGCAAAGCTTCTtgagtggcggcggcggcggcggcggcggccaccaAGTCCGCATGCTGGTCAACGTCAGCCGGTGCGCGTCCGCCATAGACGAGACGCTCCGCGTGCTCAAGTTTGCCGCCTTGGCGCAGAAG GTGGTGCTGGTGCCCGGCGGGGGCGACAAGGAAGCGAGGAAGACTCCAGCCCACTGGGAGAGCGAACCCGAG GACCAAGAGGAAGAAAATGCGTCGACGGAGGAGGACGTGTCCCAAAGTGAAGACGACTTTGAGGACCAATTTCACCCTGCGGTCTTTGGTGGAATGACACGGCAG CAGGCGGCGCTGGTGAGACGCCTGCGCCTGGAGCTGCAGAAGGAGCGTGCGGACAAGGCCTCGGCGGAAGCTCGCGTCCGAGAGGACCTCGGCGCCGAGATGGGCGCGTTGGTGGCCAAGATGCAGGACGACTTCAC CGAGCGGCTGGCCAGAGAGAGGGAGCTCTTGGAGGAGCGAGCCGAGCAACGTCTGGAGATCTTCAAGATGATGACCGGCAAGATGGCCGCCTGCGCCGAAGACCACCGA CCGGAGGCCAGCCGGGACTCCGGCCGGGAGCGCCAAGAGGCGGGGCGGCGGGAGCTGACGGCCGCCGCGCACCGAGCCGTCCAGCGGAAGGACGCCGAGCTGGAGGAGAGAGCCCTCCGAATCGCCCG ACTGGAGGAGCTTCGCAAAGAGGACCAGGACAAAGTCCAGAGTCTGACTCTGGACTTGGACAGGAAGGAGGAGCTCTGCGGCGAGCTCCGAGAGAAGATGGCCGATTACAAGAAGCAGATGCAGCGGGTCCACGCGGAG ATCTCCGCCACCCGAGAAGAAGGCGAGATCCTGagacgcaaaatggccgacgccGAGAAGCTGAAGACGAAGCTTCGGGCCGAGCTGGCCGGCAAAGAGCGGACCATCCGACAACTGGGGACG GAtcaggcggcggcggcggagagcCGTCGAG AATTGGAGGCTCAACGGCGCCTGGCGGACGACATGCGCGCCACGCTCCTGGAGCAGGAGGAGACGCAGGAGCAGATGGAGAGCGCGTTGGAGGAGAAGCTCCGCCTCATCGAGGAACTCCGCTGCG AGTTGGAGCAAGCCAAGGAGACTCCCACGCGTCCACACGGCGGAGACCACGTGACGCCGACCCCGCCGGACCACGCCCCTCTCGCTCCGGACAGTCTAAAG CTGTCGGAGGAAAAACACCAGGCGGAGCGGCTCAAGTGGCGGGAAGAGAAGATGTCTTTGTTCGGTCAGCTCAAAGAGGCGGAGCAACGGCGCAACCAGGAAGTCAAAAGGTTCGCCGAGGACCGGGAGGGCTACCTGGCCCGCCAAGCTCGGCTG GAGGCGGAGCTCTTGGACAAGGAGCAGAAGATGGAGAGCTGGAGGAAGGAGAGAGACAGGCTGGTGGCCAACCTGGAAGTGCAGATGAAGAAGCTCCTGGCGAGCCTCGCCCAAAAGGAGCAGCTGATCCGCCAGCTGGGCAGCGAGCGCGCCTCGTCGCCACCGGAG GGTTCTTCGGGCGGACCGTCGCTGCTGGAGTCGTCGCAGATCTCCACGGAGAACGGGCGCGCCAGCCGCTTTCCCCAGCCCGAGTTGGAGATCTCCTTCAGCCCGCTTCGGCCCGACCGGCTGGCGCTGCGACGGCAGGGCGACGCCGACGCCGTCACCGTCAAGATCGCGCCCTCCGGCCGCAAGAGGAAAAGTGCCGACAAG GATGAAGTGGAGAAGGAGAACGAAAGAAACCGCCAAGCCGCGCCGACGCCCACCCGGCGCCAAGAACGGGAG CCGCGCCGAACCGCGGCCACGGCCACGGCGCGCTCTCCGGGCAAAGGAGGGACGTTGCGCAAGATCGGAGACTTCCTCCAGAGTTCTCCCACGCTACTCGGCTCCAAAG CCAAGAAGATGATGAGCCTGGTGAGCGGCGTGGACGTGAGCgcctcctctcctcctcctcctcctccctcggAGAGCAAGCGCAAGCGCAAGTTGGCGCCCGCCGACATCTCCTCTCCCATGGATGTGCCCCCCCACCCG ATGCTGGAGAACGCCGGGCGAGATCACCTGAGCCTCAAAAGACGACTTCGCTCCAGAGTGGGCAAATGA
- the kif20ba gene encoding uncharacterized protein kif20ba isoform X3 has protein sequence MTESCQLETDVMDDVTGLSTEDSMGESQNFLAQTGEEHVKVYLRIRPATASESQLRAGCSPSRDRLSVEPPDTVAIRSAWANPGSEKGLAHAVRRFQFSRVYGPDTGQKELFRGTVKELVGHVLRGGNSLVFTYGVTNAGKTFTFFGTADDAGVLPRSLDLIFSSLGDKVSERPPFAPHRCRELVGLSEERRARDAAFKENLLRQLKDGNHGDGTPRPDPGWLRETAEEPLSLGVEARGQSVSVWVSFCEIYNESIHDLLEAAPGGAGRRTALRLSQDARGDAFVKDLRWVQVDDVDEAYAVVKLGKRNQSFSSTGVNQLSSRSHSIFSIRIVRTEDGRDGREAAVSELRLCDLAGSERCAKTGNGGQRLKEAGNINASLLILGKCIGALRHNRHAKVPQKHVPFRESKLTRYLQSFLSGGGGGGGGHQVRMLVNVSRCASAIDETLRVLKFAALAQKVVLVPGGGDKEARKTPAHWESEPEDQEEENASTEEDVSQSEDDFEDQFHPAVFGGMTRQQAALVRRLRLELQKERADKASAEARVREDLGAEMGALVAKMQDDFTERLARERELLEERAEQRLEIFKMMTGKMAACAEDHRPEASRDSGRERQEAGRRELTAAAHRAVQRKDAELEERALRIARLEELRKEDQDKVQSLTLDLDRKEELCGELREKMADYKKQMQRVHAEISATREEGEILRRKMADAEKLKTKLRAELAGKERTIRQLGTDQAAAAESRRELEAQRRLADDMRATLLEQEETQEQMESALEEKLRLIEELRCELEQAKETPTRPHGGDHVTPTPPDHAPLAPDSLKLSEEKHQAERLKWREEKMSLFGQLKEAEQRRNQEVKRFAEDREGYLARQARLEAELLDKEQKMESWRKERDRLVANLEVQMKKLLASLAQKEQLIRQLGSERASSPPEGSSGGPSLLESSQISTENGRASRFPQPELEISFSPLRPDRLALRRQGDADAVTVKIAPSGRKRKSADKRPIFPRCKRPTRPRQDEVEKENERNRQAAPTPTRRQEREPRRTAATATARSPGKGGTLRKIGDFLQSSPTLLGSKAKKMMSLVSGVDVSASSPPPPPPSESKRKRKLAPADISSPMDVPPHPMLENAGRDHLSLKRRLRSRVGK, from the exons ATGACAGAATCTTGTCAGCTGGAAACGGACGTGATGGATGACGTCACCGGCTTGTCCACTGAGGACAGCATGGGCGAATCTCAAAACTTTCTG gcgCAGACCGGTGAAGAACACGTGAAAGTCTACCTCCGCATCCGACCCGCGACGGCGAGCGAGTCGCAGCTACGTGCCGGGTGTTCTCCTTCGCGGGACCGCTTGTCGGTGGAGCCTCCCGACACCGTCGCGATCCGATCGGCGTGGGCCAACCCGGGTTCCGAGAAAGGCCTGGCGCACGCCGTTCGGCGCTTCCAGTTCTCGCGG GTCTACGGTCCGGACACCGGCCAGAAGGAGTTGTTCCGAGGAACGGTCAAGGAACTGGTGGGACACGTTCTCCGCGGAGGGAATTCCCTGGTCTTCACGTACGGCGTGACCAACGCGGGCAAAACCTTCACGTTTTTCG GGACGGCCGACGACGCCGGCGTCCTGCCCAGGTCGCTGGACCTCATCTTCTCCAGCCTGGGGGACAAGGTCTCGGAGCGCCCGCCCTTCGCGCCCCACCGCTGCCGAGAGTTGGTCGGGCTGAGCGAGGAGCGGCGAGCCCGGGACGCCGCCTTCAAGGAAAACCTGCTGAGACAACTGAAAGACGGAAACCACGGAGACGGGACGCCCCGTCCGG ACCCGGGGTGGCTCCGGGAGACGGCGGAGGAGCCGCTGAGCCTGGGAGTGGAAGCCCGCGGCCAGTCCGTCTCCGTCTGGGTCTCCTTCTGCGAGATCTACAACGAGAGCATCCACGACCTCCTGGAGGCGGCGCCCGGCGGCGCGGGCCGGAGGACGGCCCTGCGTTTGTCTCAGGACGCCCGGGGCGACGCCTTTGTTAAAG ACCTCCGCTGGGTGCAGGTGGACGACGTCGACGAGGCCTACGCCGTGGTCAAGCTCGGCAAGAGGAACCAAAGTTTCTCCTCTACGGGGGTCAACCAGCTCTCCAGCAGAAG TCACAGCATCTTCTCCATTCGCATCGTGAGGACGGAGGACGGGCGGGACGGACGAGAGGCCGCCGTCAGCGA GTTGCGCCTGTGCGACCTGGCCGGCTCGGAACGCTGCGCCAAGACGGGGAACGGAGGCCAACGTCTGAAAGAGGCGGGAAACATCAACGCCTCGCTGCTCATCCTGGGAAAGTGCATCGGCGCGCTTCGCCACAACCGCCACGCCAA GGTGCCGCAGAAGCACGTGCCTTTCCGCGAGAGCAAGCTGACTCGTTACCTGCAAAGCTTCTtgagtggcggcggcggcggcggcggcggccaccaAGTCCGCATGCTGGTCAACGTCAGCCGGTGCGCGTCCGCCATAGACGAGACGCTCCGCGTGCTCAAGTTTGCCGCCTTGGCGCAGAAG GTGGTGCTGGTGCCCGGCGGGGGCGACAAGGAAGCGAGGAAGACTCCAGCCCACTGGGAGAGCGAACCCGAG GACCAAGAGGAAGAAAATGCGTCGACGGAGGAGGACGTGTCCCAAAGTGAAGACGACTTTGAGGACCAATTTCACCCTGCGGTCTTTGGTGGAATGACACGGCAG CAGGCGGCGCTGGTGAGACGCCTGCGCCTGGAGCTGCAGAAGGAGCGTGCGGACAAGGCCTCGGCGGAAGCTCGCGTCCGAGAGGACCTCGGCGCCGAGATGGGCGCGTTGGTGGCCAAGATGCAGGACGACTTCAC CGAGCGGCTGGCCAGAGAGAGGGAGCTCTTGGAGGAGCGAGCCGAGCAACGTCTGGAGATCTTCAAGATGATGACCGGCAAGATGGCCGCCTGCGCCGAAGACCACCGA CCGGAGGCCAGCCGGGACTCCGGCCGGGAGCGCCAAGAGGCGGGGCGGCGGGAGCTGACGGCCGCCGCGCACCGAGCCGTCCAGCGGAAGGACGCCGAGCTGGAGGAGAGAGCCCTCCGAATCGCCCG ACTGGAGGAGCTTCGCAAAGAGGACCAGGACAAAGTCCAGAGTCTGACTCTGGACTTGGACAGGAAGGAGGAGCTCTGCGGCGAGCTCCGAGAGAAGATGGCCGATTACAAGAAGCAGATGCAGCGGGTCCACGCGGAG ATCTCCGCCACCCGAGAAGAAGGCGAGATCCTGagacgcaaaatggccgacgccGAGAAGCTGAAGACGAAGCTTCGGGCCGAGCTGGCCGGCAAAGAGCGGACCATCCGACAACTGGGGACG GAtcaggcggcggcggcggagagcCGTCGAG AATTGGAGGCTCAACGGCGCCTGGCGGACGACATGCGCGCCACGCTCCTGGAGCAGGAGGAGACGCAGGAGCAGATGGAGAGCGCGTTGGAGGAGAAGCTCCGCCTCATCGAGGAACTCCGCTGCG AGTTGGAGCAAGCCAAGGAGACTCCCACGCGTCCACACGGCGGAGACCACGTGACGCCGACCCCGCCGGACCACGCCCCTCTCGCTCCGGACAGTCTAAAG CTGTCGGAGGAAAAACACCAGGCGGAGCGGCTCAAGTGGCGGGAAGAGAAGATGTCTTTGTTCGGTCAGCTCAAAGAGGCGGAGCAACGGCGCAACCAGGAAGTCAAAAGGTTCGCCGAGGACCGGGAGGGCTACCTGGCCCGCCAAGCTCGGCTG GAGGCGGAGCTCTTGGACAAGGAGCAGAAGATGGAGAGCTGGAGGAAGGAGAGAGACAGGCTGGTGGCCAACCTGGAAGTGCAGATGAAGAAGCTCCTGGCGAGCCTCGCCCAAAAGGAGCAGCTGATCCGCCAGCTGGGCAGCGAGCGCGCCTCGTCGCCACCGGAG GGTTCTTCGGGCGGACCGTCGCTGCTGGAGTCGTCGCAGATCTCCACGGAGAACGGGCGCGCCAGCCGCTTTCCCCAGCCCGAGTTGGAGATCTCCTTCAGCCCGCTTCGGCCCGACCGGCTGGCGCTGCGACGGCAGGGCGACGCCGACGCCGTCACCGTCAAGATCGCGCCCTCCGGCCGCAAGAGGAAAAGTGCCGACAAG CGTCCCATTTTTCCACGCTGCAAACGTCCCACCCGTCCACGCCAG GATGAAGTGGAGAAGGAGAACGAAAGAAACCGCCAAGCCGCGCCGACGCCCACCCGGCGCCAAGAACGGGAG CCGCGCCGAACCGCGGCCACGGCCACGGCGCGCTCTCCGGGCAAAGGAGGGACGTTGCGCAAGATCGGAGACTTCCTCCAGAGTTCTCCCACGCTACTCGGCTCCAAAG CCAAGAAGATGATGAGCCTGGTGAGCGGCGTGGACGTGAGCgcctcctctcctcctcctcctcctccctcggAGAGCAAGCGCAAGCGCAAGTTGGCGCCCGCCGACATCTCCTCTCCCATGGATGTGCCCCCCCACCCG ATGCTGGAGAACGCCGGGCGAGATCACCTGAGCCTCAAAAGACGACTTCGCTCCAGAGTGGGCAAATGA